The sequence below is a genomic window from candidate division KSB1 bacterium.
GTCTTTCTCCTTCAATGTGGGTACGATCCCGCTACGGCGCGCGGCCAGCTGGCAAGGGCCATCCGCACGCGCACGCTAAATATACAAACGCCTCTCCTGCGAGTCAAGGCAATTGTCATCGCAGCTCGCACCCCGGCAGCACGCAACTTCACCGCGTTTGCGGCGGGCTATCCTCGGGCTTCGCCTGGAAGCTTGGGCACGGGAGGCTTATGCCCAGCGACCCCAGGGGCGCAGAAGGCGTTGGCACGAGAAAGTCGGTTCACCCGTGGCGCAAAGAACAATTGACATTGCGGGAAAATTCTCTTACATTTCATCCGAGGTCGTCGTTGGCTTAGCAAGTCAGTCGAGAGGGAACGCAGTGACCACAACACGCAAGCGCCTCTTTCTGGTGGACGGCTCAGCGTTGGTCTTCCGCTCCTACTACGCCTTCATCCGCAACCCGCTCATCAACTCGAAGGGGGAGAACACCAGCGCGGTGTACGGCGTCACGCGCTCGCTGCTCAAGATCCTCCAGGAAGAGCAGCCCGACTACCTGGCGGTGGTGTTTGACCGTCCGGAGCCCACGTTCCGCCACCAGCTTTACGAGCAGTACAAAGCGACGCGGCAAGAGGCCCCCGCCGACCTCATTGAGCAACTGCCACGGGTGCGCCAGGTCATCGAGGCCTTGGGCATCCCGATCGTCGAGAAGCCCGGCTACGAGGCGGACGACATCATCGGCACCTTGGCCAAGCGCGCTGAGCAGGCGGGCCTGGAAACCTACGTGGTCAGCGGCGACAAGGACCTGATGCAGCTGGTGTCGCCCGCGATCAAGGTCTACAATCCACGACGCGCGGGGGAGACCGTGGAAGTTCTCGACGAGGCGGCGGTGGAAGAGAAGCTGGGCGTACCTCCCGCGCGCGTGATCGACTACCTGGCCTTAGCTGGCGACACGTCCGATAATGTGCCGGGCGTGCCGGGGATTGGCCCCAAGGGGGCGGCGATGCTACTCAAAGAGTTCGGAGACCTGGAAAGCCTCTTGCAACGTCTGGGGGAAGTCAAAAGGGAGTCGCTGCGCAAGGCAATCGAGGAACATCGGGCGGAACTGGACCTCTCCAGGCAACTGGTGACCATCGACTGCAATGTAGGTATCGAGGTCCCGTTCGAGCAATTGGCGCGGCGGGAGCCAGACGCCCCACGCCTCATGCGGCTCTTCTCCGAACTGGAGTTCTCCTCCCTGGCTGACCAGTTTGCCCAGCGCCAGCGGCAAGAGGTGCTCTACCACACGGTCACCACGGAGGAGCAGTTCGAACAGCTCCTCGCGCAGTTGCGAGCAGCAGGTAAATGGGCTATCGACCTTGAGACCACCTCCTTGAACCCCATTGACGCTGAGCTAGTGGGCTTCTCCTTTTCCTGGCGCGCAGGCGAGGCCTACTACCTCCCAGTACAGGCGCCTCGCCTCGATTTCACCCCTTGGGCGACACCGGCAGAGCTGCTCAAGCGGCTCAAGCCATTGCTGGAAGACCCGGCCATCAAAAAGTGCGGCCAGAACATCAAGTTTGACATGGCGGTCCTGAAGATGGCCGGCGTCACGCTGGCAGGGGTGGAGTTTGACAGCATGATTGCCTCCTACCTCCTCAACCCGTCGGGGCGGCAGCACAACCTGGATAGCTTGGCGCTGGAACACTTCGGCCACAAGAAGATTCCTATTAGCGACCTGATCGGCAGTGGCAAGAAACAGCGCTCCATGGCGGAGGTTCCTCTTGCCCAGATTGCCGAATATGCCTGCGAGGACGCCGACTTTGCCTGGCGCCTGCAGGAGAAACTGGCCCCACAGCTGCGGCAGGCTGCCCTATGGGAGCTCTTCGAGCAGGTGGAGATGCCGCTGGTGCCTGTCCTGATGCAGATGGAACTGGACGGCGTCTGTCTGGACGTGCCATTCCTGGAGCAGATGTCGCGCGACTTGAACGAGCAGATGGAAGAGCTCATGGCGCGCATCTACGACCAGGCCGGCGAGGAGTTCAACATCAACTCCACGCAACAGTTGGGTCGCATCCTTTTTGACAAGCTAAAGCTGCGCAAGGTGCGACGCACCAAAACCGGCTACTCCACCGACGTGGCCGTTCTGGAGGAACTGGCCAAGGAGCACCCGCTTCCGCGCACCATTCTGGAGTACCGCCAACTCGCCAAGCTCAAGTCCACATATGTCGATGCGCTGCCCAAACTGGTCAACCCACGCACCGGGCGCGTGCACACGTCCTTCAACCAGACGGTAACGGCGACAGGGCGTCTTTCCTCTTCAGACCCGAACTTGCAGAACATCCCCATCCGTACCGAGGTGGGTAGCCAGATTCGCAAAGCCTTCATTCCTCCCGATGACGAACACGTGATCCTGGATGCCGACTATTCGCAGATCGAGTTGCGCATCATGGCGCACCTGTCCGGCGATGAGCGTCTGACCCAAGCGTTTCTGGACGGCGAGGACGTGCACCGGCGCACGGCCGCCCTTGTCTTCAAATTGGCTCCGGAGGAAGTCACCCCCGAGCATCGCCGCCGGGCCAAGGAGGTCAACTTTGGCATCATGTACGGCATGGGGGCCTACGGACTTTCCAGCCGTCTGGAGATCCCCATTGAGGAGGCGGAGGCCTTCATTGCCGCCTACTTTGCCACCTATCCGGGTGTGCACCAGTACATCATGAAGACCTTGGAACAGGCGCATCGCCAAGGATATGTGACGACCCTGCTCAACCGGCGGCGCTACCTGCCGGAGATCAACAGCGACAACCGTCGCATGCGCGAATTTGCCGAGCGGACGGCCATCAACATGCCCATTCAGGGCTCGGCCGCCGACCTTATCAAGGTGGCGATGATCAACATCAGCCGTGCCCTGCGCGCGGCCGGGCTCAAGACGAAGATGATCCTGCAGGTCCACGATGAGCTGGTCTTCGAGGTGCCCAAGGATGAAGTGGAGCAGGTCCGCGAGCTGGTGCGCCATGAAATGGAGCACGCGATCACTATGAACGTCCCCATCAAGGTGGATATTGGCGTAGGGCGCAACTGGCTGGAGGCACATTGAACTCGGCAAACATGCTGTGCAGTCCAGAGAGGGTTCGGGCAGGGCTTAACCACTATGAACGACATGGACAGAGCAAGTCGGTCTGAAGGCGAGGTGGCGTTGACCTTTCCCAGCGACGCGCGGATGCTGAAGATAGCCCGTGCAACCGTTGGGCACCTGTGCGCCATTATGGGCTTTGCCAATGTGGAGAAAAACAGTGTCGTCTTGGCGGTGGACGAAGCGTGTTCCAACATCATCAAGCACGCCTATGAGGGCGAAACGGGCCGCCCTATTGAAATGCGCTGTCACATGTGCCCCGACCGGCTGGAAGTGCACCTGCGGGACTATGGGAAGAAGGCCGACCTGGATAAAGTGCAGACAGCCGCGGAAGATGGTGTGTCCTCCCCACGGCTTGGGCTACACCTGATCAGAACAGTGATGGATGTCGTCGAATACAGGAACGATGTGGCGGAAGGCAATCACTTGGTATTGGTAAAACGAAGACGCTCCGAAGGGCAGGAAGGTGTGGGCCTGGGGATGTAAGGACGCTGCCGGGTCCGTCCGCTCCACGCCGAGGAACGGACAGCTGCTTGGGCCTCGGCAACCAGGAGAACCTGGGCGGAAGGCACATACCCCAGGTTCCAGAGCGAGGGGCGTTCTCGGCAGTGCGCAGGAAGTGGTAGCCTTGCCTGGTCGTCCTTTTCCCTTCGAGCCTCTATACGCCTCTGTCATAG
It includes:
- the polA gene encoding DNA polymerase I is translated as MTTTRKRLFLVDGSALVFRSYYAFIRNPLINSKGENTSAVYGVTRSLLKILQEEQPDYLAVVFDRPEPTFRHQLYEQYKATRQEAPADLIEQLPRVRQVIEALGIPIVEKPGYEADDIIGTLAKRAEQAGLETYVVSGDKDLMQLVSPAIKVYNPRRAGETVEVLDEAAVEEKLGVPPARVIDYLALAGDTSDNVPGVPGIGPKGAAMLLKEFGDLESLLQRLGEVKRESLRKAIEEHRAELDLSRQLVTIDCNVGIEVPFEQLARREPDAPRLMRLFSELEFSSLADQFAQRQRQEVLYHTVTTEEQFEQLLAQLRAAGKWAIDLETTSLNPIDAELVGFSFSWRAGEAYYLPVQAPRLDFTPWATPAELLKRLKPLLEDPAIKKCGQNIKFDMAVLKMAGVTLAGVEFDSMIASYLLNPSGRQHNLDSLALEHFGHKKIPISDLIGSGKKQRSMAEVPLAQIAEYACEDADFAWRLQEKLAPQLRQAALWELFEQVEMPLVPVLMQMELDGVCLDVPFLEQMSRDLNEQMEELMARIYDQAGEEFNINSTQQLGRILFDKLKLRKVRRTKTGYSTDVAVLEELAKEHPLPRTILEYRQLAKLKSTYVDALPKLVNPRTGRVHTSFNQTVTATGRLSSSDPNLQNIPIRTEVGSQIRKAFIPPDDEHVILDADYSQIELRIMAHLSGDERLTQAFLDGEDVHRRTAALVFKLAPEEVTPEHRRRAKEVNFGIMYGMGAYGLSSRLEIPIEEAEAFIAAYFATYPGVHQYIMKTLEQAHRQGYVTTLLNRRRYLPEINSDNRRMREFAERTAINMPIQGSAADLIKVAMINISRALRAAGLKTKMILQVHDELVFEVPKDEVEQVRELVRHEMEHAITMNVPIKVDIGVGRNWLEAH
- a CDS encoding ATP-binding protein, which produces MDRASRSEGEVALTFPSDARMLKIARATVGHLCAIMGFANVEKNSVVLAVDEACSNIIKHAYEGETGRPIEMRCHMCPDRLEVHLRDYGKKADLDKVQTAAEDGVSSPRLGLHLIRTVMDVVEYRNDVAEGNHLVLVKRRRSEGQEGVGLGM